A genomic segment from Nicotiana sylvestris chromosome 1, ASM39365v2, whole genome shotgun sequence encodes:
- the LOC104216660 gene encoding uncharacterized protein encodes MRENILETRWAGSRARDVDGYKLWNSGTQKGRNGVGILMDRELREYVVEVRRVNDRLMSIKLVVAQCIVNVVSAYAPHMGLDEEVKRRFWEGLDEIIHQVPPNEKLFIEGDFNGHIGSDAGVYDEVHGGFGFGERNEGGTSLLDFAKAFGLVVANSCFPKREGRLVTFQNAVAKIQIDYLLLRRRDRGLCKDCKVIPGEILVTRHRLLVMDVGIMVKRRKMSGRGTPRIRWGALTKDKAQELEGRLSVMGAWRSSGDANSM; translated from the exons atgaGGGAAAACATATTA GAGACAAGGTGGGCAGGGTCGAGAGCGAGGGACGTAGATGGGTATAAACTTTGGAACTCTGGAACCCAGAAGGGTAGGAATGGAGTGGGTATATTGATGGATAGGGAACTTAGAGAGTATGTTGTTGAGGTTAGACGAGTGAATGATAGATTGATGAGTATTAAGTTGGTGGTTGCTCAGTGCATCGTAAACGTCGTTAGTGCCTATGCGCCTCATATGGGCCTCGATGAGGAGGTTAAACGacgcttttgggaggggttggatgagattatTCATCAGGTACCACCTAATGAGAAGTTATTCATAGAAGGGGATTTCAATGGCCATATTGGGTCGGACGCAGGTGTGTATGACGAAGTGCATGGAGGCTTTGGTTTTGGGGAGAGGAATGAAGGAGGAACCTCGTTACTGGACTTCGCTAAGGCTTTTGGGTTGGTGGTTGCTAACTCTTGTTTTCCAAAGAGGGAGGGGCGTTTGGTTACTTTTCAAAATGCAGTGGCGAAGATtcaaattgactatctcctcctcaggaggcGCGACAGAGGCTTGTGCAAGGATTGCAAGGTGATTCCAGGTGAGATACTTGTGACGCGacataggctcttggtgatggacgttGGTATTATGGTGAAGAGGAGGAAAATGTCGGGTCGAGGAACACCGAGAATCAGGTGGGGAGCCTTAACTAAGGACAAAGCTCAAGAGTTGGAAGGGCGGTTGTCGGTTATGGGAGCTTGGAGGAGCAGTGGTGACGCGAACTCTATGTGA